A genomic window from Haladaptatus caseinilyticus includes:
- a CDS encoding glycosyltransferase: MSRTVAVAHYPEGAGHATRMLAVAQALEGPETDVVLAGGGPGSRFIEYNGYEVYRPATVDYIGDYQGGSILDVVTRSVPNSLKRVFDFARWLRREDPAALVTDDMFAAMAAQFTATPLYVLTHNAASYYDAAIQEAFTWLLNQYQLSVARAFLYPAVWPPDQGDPPGVVHIPPIALEPNGAQAPDDVGVLVVPSTYSTNFGELARMLREEGHTVTLVGDDDWECAASLLPWIRSADMVVCSGYSTVMEAAVAGTPCIIYPFTDEQHGVSRVIERRGLRGFQVEHSTPHILRAVRHPPEAPSHENGAKRAAEFVLNHME, from the coding sequence ATGAGTCGGACCGTCGCCGTCGCACATTATCCGGAGGGTGCTGGTCACGCGACCCGGATGCTCGCCGTGGCACAGGCACTGGAAGGGCCGGAAACCGACGTCGTTCTCGCCGGTGGTGGCCCCGGGTCACGGTTTATCGAGTACAACGGATACGAAGTGTACCGCCCGGCGACAGTCGATTATATCGGCGACTATCAAGGTGGGTCGATTCTCGATGTCGTCACGAGGAGCGTTCCAAACAGTCTCAAACGGGTGTTCGATTTTGCTCGATGGCTTCGTCGGGAAGACCCCGCAGCGCTCGTTACCGACGACATGTTCGCCGCGATGGCGGCCCAGTTCACTGCCACGCCACTGTACGTGCTCACGCACAACGCCGCGTCCTACTACGACGCCGCGATCCAAGAAGCGTTCACGTGGTTGTTGAATCAGTATCAACTCTCGGTCGCCCGTGCGTTCCTCTATCCTGCCGTCTGGCCGCCGGACCAGGGTGACCCGCCAGGCGTCGTTCATATCCCACCGATCGCACTCGAACCCAACGGCGCACAAGCGCCGGACGACGTCGGCGTTCTCGTGGTTCCGAGTACCTACTCCACGAACTTCGGTGAGCTCGCGCGAATGCTCCGGGAAGAGGGCCACACAGTGACGCTCGTCGGCGACGACGACTGGGAATGTGCTGCGTCGCTCCTTCCGTGGATTCGGTCAGCAGACATGGTCGTCTGTTCGGGCTACTCCACGGTCATGGAGGCCGCCGTCGCCGGAACGCCGTGTATCATCTACCCCTTCACCGACGAACAACACGGTGTCTCACGGGTCATCGAACGCAGAGGCCTTCGCGGCTTCCAGGTCGAACACTCGACTCCACACATCCTGCGGGCGGTGCGCCATCCACCGGAAGCACCCAGTCACGAAAACGGTGCGAAGCGGGCCGCGGAGTTCGTGCTCAACCACATGGAGTAG
- a CDS encoding beta-ribofuranosylaminobenzene 5'-phosphate synthase family protein, which produces MVQVTVGARLHFGFQNLSLAHERLYGGLGVALESPIVSVEANPANELRCDDSRAREYARCATDILGVPGVNLRVHETLPSHVGLGSGTQLALTVLAAVARAYDRQPMIHENAPELDRGGRSGVGVSTFERGGFVVDAGHPTERFTTARPRRGEWSVPPIVARRPIPPEWRFVIVLPESEPGRSGDEEDESMRTVVERADPTIANDISVVLLRRALPAIARDDPVEFGNAVAEIGRLNGAWYADEQGGVYRPPVGELVTLMEESPAIFGAGQSSWGPAVYGVTTRNRADRAVEVAQLALDSAGVGGDVLVARPRNSGASVNGKQ; this is translated from the coding sequence ATGGTACAGGTGACGGTCGGGGCGCGACTCCACTTCGGATTCCAGAACCTCTCGCTCGCCCACGAGCGACTGTACGGCGGGCTTGGAGTCGCGCTCGAATCACCGATCGTCTCAGTCGAGGCAAATCCAGCAAACGAGCTACGATGCGACGATTCCCGCGCACGGGAGTACGCTCGCTGTGCCACGGATATTTTGGGCGTTCCGGGCGTGAATCTGCGAGTGCACGAAACCCTGCCAAGCCACGTCGGACTCGGTAGTGGAACACAGCTCGCGCTCACGGTCCTCGCCGCAGTTGCGCGGGCGTACGACCGCCAGCCGATGATCCACGAGAACGCACCCGAACTCGACCGTGGCGGGAGAAGCGGCGTCGGCGTTTCGACGTTCGAGCGAGGCGGGTTCGTCGTCGATGCGGGCCATCCGACGGAGCGGTTCACGACTGCCCGCCCTCGTCGCGGCGAGTGGTCAGTGCCACCAATCGTGGCCCGTCGACCGATTCCCCCGGAGTGGCGATTCGTCATCGTGCTTCCCGAGTCCGAACCGGGGAGAAGCGGCGACGAGGAGGACGAGAGCATGCGTACCGTCGTCGAGCGGGCGGACCCCACCATCGCGAACGACATTTCCGTAGTGCTCCTTCGGCGAGCGCTTCCGGCAATCGCACGCGACGACCCCGTGGAATTCGGGAATGCAGTGGCCGAAATCGGCCGGTTGAACGGTGCTTGGTACGCCGACGAACAGGGTGGTGTCTATCGTCCGCCGGTCGGTGAACTCGTGACGCTGATGGAAGAATCCCCCGCGATTTTCGGTGCGGGTCAGTCCTCGTGGGGACCTGCCGTATACGGCGTGACGACGCGAAATCGGGCGGACAGAGCGGTCGAAGTCGCACAACTGGCGCTCGATTCGGCGGGGGTCGGCGGCGACGTGCTGGTTGCTCGGCCACGGAACAGCGGCGCGAGCGTAAACGGTAAGCAGTAG
- a CDS encoding RAD55 family ATPase, which produces MNRIPFGVSQFDSLVGGGSPPGSVVLLAGDAGAGAREFAYTSAMMNALGHANSTLFDLHYGAVDSRATLPRAVHYISFTASSREIHAEVTHTIDEELVSPAFEAVRFEDLSTEYFQLSPIPHDWYVERRRTIADLGRSHDRRDILEALGEYLTKHASDNLVVIDSLTDLVSLPDEQVDWHEIPMLLKGMKKASQSWNGLILVLLDQESLTSTQIGELMGATDGTISFEWERGGNERARTMFVREFRGVLSRIEEEDIIRFEIEIQDDGLDISNVRKIR; this is translated from the coding sequence ATGAACAGAATTCCGTTCGGCGTTTCACAGTTCGATTCGCTCGTCGGCGGGGGGTCCCCACCTGGAAGCGTCGTTCTCTTGGCAGGTGATGCCGGGGCGGGTGCGCGCGAGTTCGCGTACACCAGCGCGATGATGAACGCCCTCGGACACGCGAACTCGACCCTTTTCGACCTTCATTACGGAGCAGTCGATTCGCGTGCCACGCTTCCACGAGCGGTCCATTATATTTCATTTACCGCCAGCTCTAGGGAGATTCACGCAGAGGTCACGCATACCATCGACGAGGAACTCGTGTCGCCCGCGTTCGAGGCGGTTCGGTTCGAAGATCTCTCGACCGAATATTTTCAGCTGAGTCCGATTCCCCACGACTGGTACGTCGAACGGCGACGTACCATCGCCGACCTCGGGAGGAGCCACGACCGCCGGGACATCCTCGAAGCCCTCGGTGAGTATCTCACGAAGCACGCATCCGACAACCTCGTCGTCATCGACTCGCTTACCGATCTCGTGTCCCTCCCTGACGAGCAGGTTGACTGGCACGAGATTCCGATGCTGTTGAAGGGAATGAAAAAGGCCTCGCAGTCGTGGAACGGCCTGATTCTCGTGCTTCTCGACCAGGAAAGTCTGACGAGCACGCAGATAGGCGAACTGATGGGTGCGACCGATGGAACCATCAGTTTCGAATGGGAGCGCGGCGGCAACGAACGCGCGCGAACGATGTTCGTTCGTGAGTTCCGGGGCGTCCTCTCTCGAATCGAAGAGGAAGATATCATTCGCTTCGAAATCGAGATTCAAGACGACGGATTGGACATCAGTAACGTTCGTAAGATTCGGTAA
- a CDS encoding succinylglutamate desuccinylase/aspartoacylase family protein produces the protein MKIGTAESSPGELATGWFDVTDLPTGTPERLPVLIAEGEEDGPTLWITASIHGNEVTALATAQDVMKERLESRIRGTVVCLPNLNPAGLRQTSRTSPYHGDDPNRYFPDPDADSSRPPRVQELIDGRIYDAFEDSADVLIDLHTAQVGSIPFVIRDRVLHGSERTEDEANRLVDELERLVDAYDFPVINEYAAEEYVEQNLQRSTAGAALNNAGIPAFTVELGGFEVVAEDIREHGVTGLLNVMRELDMLPGGPDPTGLDAPVDYPVKRAVHPHTDTAGIVRHRVEAGDSFEQGDVIADIVTPHGDTKTSIESDHDGYVVGRYHGVSAYENDPVASLAVRDDGDLVVPREQE, from the coding sequence ATGAAAATCGGCACCGCGGAATCCTCCCCCGGCGAACTCGCCACCGGATGGTTCGACGTTACCGACCTCCCGACCGGCACTCCGGAACGACTCCCCGTACTCATCGCGGAGGGCGAAGAGGACGGCCCAACGCTCTGGATTACGGCTTCGATTCACGGCAACGAAGTGACCGCACTCGCCACCGCACAGGACGTGATGAAAGAGCGCCTCGAATCCCGGATTCGAGGCACTGTCGTCTGTCTTCCGAACCTCAACCCCGCCGGTCTGCGGCAGACGTCCCGAACGTCCCCCTATCACGGTGACGACCCGAACAGATACTTTCCGGACCCGGACGCCGATAGCTCACGCCCACCGCGCGTACAGGAACTCATCGACGGGCGGATTTACGACGCGTTCGAGGATTCCGCCGACGTGCTTATCGACCTCCACACAGCCCAAGTCGGGTCGATTCCGTTCGTGATTCGGGACCGGGTTCTCCACGGCAGCGAGCGAACCGAGGACGAAGCAAATCGACTCGTCGACGAACTCGAACGGCTGGTAGACGCCTACGACTTCCCGGTCATCAACGAGTACGCCGCCGAGGAGTACGTCGAACAGAATCTCCAGCGCTCGACAGCGGGGGCCGCCCTCAACAACGCCGGAATCCCGGCCTTCACCGTCGAACTCGGCGGGTTCGAGGTTGTAGCGGAGGATATCCGCGAACACGGCGTGACTGGGCTACTGAACGTCATGCGCGAACTCGACATGCTCCCGGGTGGTCCGGATCCGACCGGTCTCGACGCGCCCGTCGATTACCCGGTCAAGCGGGCGGTCCATCCTCACACCGACACGGCCGGAATCGTCCGCCATCGTGTCGAGGCGGGTGATTCCTTCGAGCAGGGTGACGTTATCGCGGACATCGTAACGCCCCACGGCGACACGAAAACGTCGATAGAGAGCGACCACGACGGCTACGTCGTTGGCCGATATCACGGCGTTTCGGCCTACGAAAACGACCCCGTAGCCAGTCTTGCGGTGCGTGACGATGGTGACCTCGTCGTTCCGAGAGAGCAGGAGTGA
- a CDS encoding RNA-guided pseudouridylation complex pseudouridine synthase subunit Cbf5, with product MTLRAPPDDRSPEELLEFGVINLDKSPGPSAHQVAAWVRDRCDVEQAAHAGTLDPKVTGCLPVLTGVATRVSQVFLEGAKEYVSVLELHDEPPGDIEAIVEEFEAPLYQKPPRKSAVSRRLRVREIYELDVLEVRDRQALLRIRCESGTYIRKLSHDIGLALGTGAHMGHLRRTGTDPFDDTDLVTLHDLSDALERWRETGKDDWLREIVHPAERALTHLPSVTIAPNAAVQVANGAPVYAPGVIDADDAERDQLVACFTPNGTAVCLGRMVGDADAETDEVVALERVLV from the coding sequence ATGACGCTTCGCGCCCCACCAGACGACCGTTCGCCCGAGGAACTCCTCGAATTCGGCGTCATCAACCTCGACAAATCGCCCGGTCCGTCCGCCCATCAGGTCGCGGCATGGGTTCGTGACCGCTGTGACGTGGAGCAGGCGGCCCACGCCGGGACCCTCGACCCCAAGGTAACGGGTTGTTTGCCGGTGCTGACCGGCGTCGCAACTCGTGTCTCACAGGTGTTTCTCGAAGGGGCGAAGGAGTACGTCTCCGTGCTCGAACTGCACGACGAACCGCCGGGCGACATCGAAGCCATCGTCGAAGAGTTCGAAGCCCCGCTGTATCAGAAACCACCGCGAAAGAGCGCCGTCTCCCGCCGACTTCGCGTGCGCGAGATTTACGAACTGGACGTGCTCGAAGTCCGCGACAGACAGGCGCTCTTGCGGATTCGCTGTGAAAGTGGTACCTACATCCGAAAGCTCAGTCACGACATCGGACTCGCGCTTGGTACCGGCGCACACATGGGGCATCTCCGCCGAACCGGAACCGACCCCTTCGACGACACCGACCTCGTTACCCTACACGACCTCTCGGACGCCCTCGAACGATGGCGGGAAACGGGGAAGGACGACTGGCTGCGCGAAATCGTCCACCCGGCGGAGCGCGCGCTGACACACCTCCCGTCGGTAACCATCGCTCCGAACGCGGCCGTCCAGGTCGCAAACGGCGCACCGGTGTACGCACCCGGCGTAATCGACGCGGACGATGCGGAACGCGACCAACTCGTCGCCTGTTTTACGCCGAACGGCACGGCAGTCTGTCTCGGACGGATGGTCGGCGATGCCGACGCGGAGACGGACGAAGTCGTCGCGCTGGAGCGCGTGCTGGTGTGA
- the cmk gene encoding (d)CMP kinase, which translates to MLLTVSGPPGSGKSTTAEGLAEIFGLEHVSGGDIFRELAAERDLTPLEFNKLAEEDEEIDRDLDRRLREIAVERDDVVLESRLAGWLAGEHADFRIWLDAPLDVRAARIADREEKAVEQAATETRARAGSEAQRYDEYYNIDITDLTIYDLSINTARWDPEDVLDMLTTAVEDYDPSADEGKYPITGVSYDF; encoded by the coding sequence ATGCTACTGACAGTCTCCGGTCCACCGGGGAGTGGGAAGAGTACGACCGCCGAGGGACTCGCCGAGATTTTCGGACTCGAACACGTGAGCGGCGGCGATATCTTTCGCGAACTCGCCGCGGAGCGCGACCTCACGCCGCTGGAGTTCAACAAACTCGCCGAAGAAGACGAGGAGATCGACCGCGATTTGGACAGACGACTCCGCGAAATCGCCGTCGAACGCGACGATGTCGTCCTCGAATCCCGCCTCGCGGGATGGCTCGCCGGGGAGCACGCCGATTTCCGGATCTGGCTGGACGCTCCGCTCGACGTTCGTGCGGCTCGAATCGCCGACCGAGAGGAGAAAGCCGTCGAACAGGCGGCGACCGAAACCCGTGCTCGTGCGGGCAGTGAGGCACAGCGATACGATGAGTATTACAACATCGACATCACCGACCTCACCATCTACGACCTGAGTATCAACACCGCGCGGTGGGACCCCGAGGACGTGCTCGACATGCTGACGACCGCCGTCGAGGATTACGACCCGTCGGCAGACGAAGGCAAGTACCCGATTACCGGCGTCTCGTACGACTTCTAA
- a CDS encoding DUF106 domain-containing protein — MARTAQKVESLIAEDAAMADALSVVYEHTDEGSDEVEWSDVSDDITSGQWGRMIEKGILVDGDRGFELADPDAVGSALDGSSGGTTSTSSTDVDDVEGTTWSKWDKLAAVASIGLFAGYSINSVRNVVGGAVDVFLGPVESTLPFYVVIMILAMLTGLYSTLLQDNLMNMEKMGAYQERMKDIQKRQKEAKERGDEQAMERIREEQMEAMGDQAGMFKEQFRPMVWTMFITIPVFLWMYWRISDKTGSVLPTKIVLPFVGEAGWQTGVIGPMQAWIVWYFLCSMAFTQLIRKALNIQTTPT; from the coding sequence ATGGCACGGACAGCGCAGAAAGTGGAATCGCTCATCGCCGAGGACGCGGCGATGGCCGACGCCCTCTCGGTCGTGTACGAACACACCGACGAAGGATCGGACGAGGTCGAGTGGAGCGACGTGAGCGACGACATCACGAGCGGCCAGTGGGGTCGCATGATAGAGAAGGGTATCCTCGTGGATGGCGACCGCGGATTCGAACTCGCCGACCCCGACGCGGTCGGAAGCGCGCTCGACGGTTCGAGCGGGGGTACCACGTCCACGTCATCCACCGACGTGGACGACGTGGAAGGGACGACGTGGTCGAAATGGGACAAACTCGCGGCGGTGGCCAGTATCGGCCTGTTCGCGGGCTACTCCATCAATTCGGTTCGGAACGTCGTCGGCGGTGCGGTCGATGTCTTCTTGGGTCCGGTCGAGTCGACGCTTCCGTTCTACGTCGTCATCATGATCCTCGCCATGCTGACTGGACTCTACTCCACGCTCTTGCAGGACAACCTGATGAACATGGAGAAGATGGGCGCGTACCAGGAACGGATGAAGGACATCCAAAAGCGCCAGAAGGAGGCCAAAGAGCGCGGCGACGAGCAGGCGATGGAGCGCATCCGCGAGGAGCAGATGGAAGCCATGGGCGACCAGGCGGGCATGTTCAAGGAGCAGTTCCGCCCGATGGTCTGGACGATGTTCATCACCATCCCCGTCTTCCTCTGGATGTACTGGCGGATCAGCGACAAGACGGGGTCGGTCCTCCCGACGAAGATCGTTCTTCCATTCGTAGGCGAAGCAGGGTGGCAAACCGGCGTCATCGGCCCGATGCAGGCGTGGATCGTCTGGTACTTCCTCTGCTCGATGGCGTTCACGCAACTCATCCGCAAGGCGTTGAACATCCAGACGACGCCGACGTAA